From Cervus canadensis isolate Bull #8, Minnesota chromosome 28, ASM1932006v1, whole genome shotgun sequence, one genomic window encodes:
- the LOC122429501 gene encoding 40S ribosomal protein S27, whose translation MPLAKDLLHPSPEEEKRKHKKKRLVQSPNSYFMDVKCPGCYKITTVFSHAQTVVLCVGCSTVLCQPTGGKARLTEGCSFRRKQH comes from the coding sequence ATGCCTCTCGCAAAGGATCTTCTTCATCCCTCTccagaagaggagaagaggaaacacaagAAGAAGCGCCTGGTGCAGAGCCCCAATTCCTATTTCATGGATGTAAAATGCCCAGGATGCTATAAAATCACCACCGTCTTTAGCCATGCACAAACAGTAGTTTTGTGTGTTGGCTGCTCTACTGTCCTCTGCCAGCCTACAGGAGGAAAAGCAAGGCTTACAGAAGGATGCTCTTTCAGACGGAAGCAGCACTGA
- the ZFP57 gene encoding zinc finger protein 57 homolog isoform X2, whose translation MEPSQPWGPGQARIKLKTDSIEEKVSDQPKPVEPVQKLLPQVDEEDLLKAQKGESWWKMWVKKPVTFEDVAVTFTQEEWKCLDASQRVLYQDVISETVRNLMSVDLTAKLEQEEKQWEADLCSPNGEGFHSGGKKEGCQEQSQSVGDEGTVDDKKASLAHRGSGPTSPPAGSPDKTPALPESWARPAFTCHTCGKCFSKRSSLYNHQLVHNSAQCGKSFQNPKDLSSGRRKQLRERPFRCSLCGKTYCDASGLSRHRRVHLGYRPHACPFCGKCFRDQSELKRHQKTHQGQKLGAGNQKHIVRTPDTRAGLQGPATGNHAPVAGTQGPTLKTKGPQTEPQPSIDRNQAPATKNLVTTVSAQAPVITAPEPVTRTPGPEPVTRTLAANMRATRLNTKSNSHPEKPSRRKVFSCPHCPLTFSKKTRLSSHQKVHFTEQSNRCFHCGKSFTLFSGLIRHQQTHWKQRIYCCPICDVCFGEKEDLLGHWGGYRSKGLFLGSPHKCWAILGQWLGFFPNASAVAGKEMDLSPGSRPSGNGRKGEEKARRRKKAEKAVKVLEGK comes from the exons ATGGAGCCTAGTCAGCCTTGGGGGCCAGGCCAGGCAAGGATAAAGCTAAAAACAGACAGCATTGAAGAGAAGGTGTCTGACCAGCCGAAGCCAGTGGAACCTGTACAGAAGCTGCTCCCTCAGGTGGATGAGGAGGACCTGCTGAAAGCCCAGAAGGGAGAGAGCTGGTGGAAGATGTGGGTGAAG AAGCCAGTCACCTTTGAGGATGTGGCAGTGACCTTCACCCAGGAAGAGTGGAAATGTCTAGATGCCAGTCAGAGGGTCCTCTACCAGGATGTTATATCAGAGACTGTCAGAAACCTGATGTCTGTGG ATCTGACCGCCAAGCTTGAGCAAGAAGAGAAACAGTGGGAAGCAGATCTCTGTTCCCCGAATGGAGAAGGCTTTCATTCAG GAGGCAAGAAGGAAGGATGCCAAGAACAGAGTCAGAGTGTGGGAGATGAAGGGACTGTTGATGACAAGAAGGCCTCCCTTGCTCACAGAGGCTCAGGCCCAACCTCTCCTCCAGCTGGGTCCCCGGACAAGACACCAGCGTTGCCAGAATCCTGGGCTCGGCCAGCCTTTACCTGTCACACCTGTGGCAAGTGCTTCAGTAAGCGCTCCAGCCTCTACAACCACCAGCTTGTTCACAACAGCGCCCAGTGTGGGAAGTCCTTCCAGAACCCCAAGGACCTCAGCTCCGGCCGGCGCAAGCAACTCAGGGAGAGGCCCTTCCGCTGCTCACTCTGTGGCAAGACCTACTGCGATGCTTCTGGACTGAGCCGTCACCGCCGTGTCCATCTGGGCTACCGGCCGCACGCGTGCCCCTTCTGTGGGAAGTGCTTCCGGGACCAGTCTGAGCTCAAACGCCACCAGAAGACGCACCAAGGCCAGAAGCTGGGGGCTGGAAACCAGAAGCATATTGTGAGGACTCCGGATACCAGAGCTGGATTACAGGGGCCAGCAACAGGGAACCATGCACCAGTGGCTGGGACCCAAGGACCCACACTTAAAACCAAGGGTCCCCAGACTGAGCCCCAGCCGTCAATAGACAGGAACCAGGCACCTGCCACCAAGAACCTGGTAACCACTGTGAGCGCTCAGGCCCCAGTTATTACGGCCCCGGAGCCTGTGACCAGAACCCCAGGCCCAGAGCCTGTGACCAGAACCCTGGCAGCCAACATGCGAGCCACCCGGCTGAACACcaagtccaactctcacccaGAGAAGCCTTCAAGACGCAAggtcttctcttgccctcattGTCCCTTGACTTTTAGCAAGAAAACCCGTCTCTCCAGTCATCAGAAGGTCCATTTCACAGAGCAGTCCAACCGCTGCTTCCACTGTGGCAAGTCCTTCACTTTATTCTCCGGGCTGATCCGGCACCAGCAGACTCATTGGAAGCAGAGGATCTACTGTTGCCCTATCTGCGACGTCTGCTTTGGGGAGAAAGAGGACCTTTTGGGTCACTGGGGGGGCTACAGAAGCAAGGGGCTGTTCCTGGGCAGTCCCCACAAGTGCTGGGCCATCCTGGGTCAGTGGCTCGGCTTCTTTCCCAATGCCTCTGCTGTGGCAGGGAAGGAAATGGATCTTTCTCCTGGATCTAGACCCTCAGGAAacgggaggaagggagaggaaaaggcacgcagaagaaagaaagcagagaaggcaGTGAAGGTCTTGGAAGGGAAATGA
- the ZFP57 gene encoding zinc finger protein 57 homolog isoform X1, which translates to MEPSQPWGPGQARIKLKTDSIEEKVSDQPKPVEPVQKLLPQVDEEDLLKAQKGESWWKMWVKKPVTFEDVAVTFTQEEWKCLDASQRVLYQDVISETVRNLMSVDGIFLSNLDLTAKLEQEEKQWEADLCSPNGEGFHSGGKKEGCQEQSQSVGDEGTVDDKKASLAHRGSGPTSPPAGSPDKTPALPESWARPAFTCHTCGKCFSKRSSLYNHQLVHNSAQCGKSFQNPKDLSSGRRKQLRERPFRCSLCGKTYCDASGLSRHRRVHLGYRPHACPFCGKCFRDQSELKRHQKTHQGQKLGAGNQKHIVRTPDTRAGLQGPATGNHAPVAGTQGPTLKTKGPQTEPQPSIDRNQAPATKNLVTTVSAQAPVITAPEPVTRTPGPEPVTRTLAANMRATRLNTKSNSHPEKPSRRKVFSCPHCPLTFSKKTRLSSHQKVHFTEQSNRCFHCGKSFTLFSGLIRHQQTHWKQRIYCCPICDVCFGEKEDLLGHWGGYRSKGLFLGSPHKCWAILGQWLGFFPNASAVAGKEMDLSPGSRPSGNGRKGEEKARRRKKAEKAVKVLEGK; encoded by the exons ATGGAGCCTAGTCAGCCTTGGGGGCCAGGCCAGGCAAGGATAAAGCTAAAAACAGACAGCATTGAAGAGAAGGTGTCTGACCAGCCGAAGCCAGTGGAACCTGTACAGAAGCTGCTCCCTCAGGTGGATGAGGAGGACCTGCTGAAAGCCCAGAAGGGAGAGAGCTGGTGGAAGATGTGGGTGAAG AAGCCAGTCACCTTTGAGGATGTGGCAGTGACCTTCACCCAGGAAGAGTGGAAATGTCTAGATGCCAGTCAGAGGGTCCTCTACCAGGATGTTATATCAGAGACTGTCAGAAACCTGATGTCTGTGG ATGGAATCTTTCTGTCTAATCTAGATCTGACCGCCAAGCTTGAGCAAGAAGAGAAACAGTGGGAAGCAGATCTCTGTTCCCCGAATGGAGAAGGCTTTCATTCAG GAGGCAAGAAGGAAGGATGCCAAGAACAGAGTCAGAGTGTGGGAGATGAAGGGACTGTTGATGACAAGAAGGCCTCCCTTGCTCACAGAGGCTCAGGCCCAACCTCTCCTCCAGCTGGGTCCCCGGACAAGACACCAGCGTTGCCAGAATCCTGGGCTCGGCCAGCCTTTACCTGTCACACCTGTGGCAAGTGCTTCAGTAAGCGCTCCAGCCTCTACAACCACCAGCTTGTTCACAACAGCGCCCAGTGTGGGAAGTCCTTCCAGAACCCCAAGGACCTCAGCTCCGGCCGGCGCAAGCAACTCAGGGAGAGGCCCTTCCGCTGCTCACTCTGTGGCAAGACCTACTGCGATGCTTCTGGACTGAGCCGTCACCGCCGTGTCCATCTGGGCTACCGGCCGCACGCGTGCCCCTTCTGTGGGAAGTGCTTCCGGGACCAGTCTGAGCTCAAACGCCACCAGAAGACGCACCAAGGCCAGAAGCTGGGGGCTGGAAACCAGAAGCATATTGTGAGGACTCCGGATACCAGAGCTGGATTACAGGGGCCAGCAACAGGGAACCATGCACCAGTGGCTGGGACCCAAGGACCCACACTTAAAACCAAGGGTCCCCAGACTGAGCCCCAGCCGTCAATAGACAGGAACCAGGCACCTGCCACCAAGAACCTGGTAACCACTGTGAGCGCTCAGGCCCCAGTTATTACGGCCCCGGAGCCTGTGACCAGAACCCCAGGCCCAGAGCCTGTGACCAGAACCCTGGCAGCCAACATGCGAGCCACCCGGCTGAACACcaagtccaactctcacccaGAGAAGCCTTCAAGACGCAAggtcttctcttgccctcattGTCCCTTGACTTTTAGCAAGAAAACCCGTCTCTCCAGTCATCAGAAGGTCCATTTCACAGAGCAGTCCAACCGCTGCTTCCACTGTGGCAAGTCCTTCACTTTATTCTCCGGGCTGATCCGGCACCAGCAGACTCATTGGAAGCAGAGGATCTACTGTTGCCCTATCTGCGACGTCTGCTTTGGGGAGAAAGAGGACCTTTTGGGTCACTGGGGGGGCTACAGAAGCAAGGGGCTGTTCCTGGGCAGTCCCCACAAGTGCTGGGCCATCCTGGGTCAGTGGCTCGGCTTCTTTCCCAATGCCTCTGCTGTGGCAGGGAAGGAAATGGATCTTTCTCCTGGATCTAGACCCTCAGGAAacgggaggaagggagaggaaaaggcacgcagaagaaagaaagcagagaaggcaGTGAAGGTCTTGGAAGGGAAATGA
- the ZFP57 gene encoding zinc finger protein 57 homolog isoform X3, protein MEPSQPWGPGQARIKLKTDSIEEKVSDQPKPVEPVQKLLPQVDEEDLLKAQKGESWWKMWVKKPVTFEDVAVTFTQEEWKCLDASQRVLYQDVISETVRNLMSVGGKKEGCQEQSQSVGDEGTVDDKKASLAHRGSGPTSPPAGSPDKTPALPESWARPAFTCHTCGKCFSKRSSLYNHQLVHNSAQCGKSFQNPKDLSSGRRKQLRERPFRCSLCGKTYCDASGLSRHRRVHLGYRPHACPFCGKCFRDQSELKRHQKTHQGQKLGAGNQKHIVRTPDTRAGLQGPATGNHAPVAGTQGPTLKTKGPQTEPQPSIDRNQAPATKNLVTTVSAQAPVITAPEPVTRTPGPEPVTRTLAANMRATRLNTKSNSHPEKPSRRKVFSCPHCPLTFSKKTRLSSHQKVHFTEQSNRCFHCGKSFTLFSGLIRHQQTHWKQRIYCCPICDVCFGEKEDLLGHWGGYRSKGLFLGSPHKCWAILGQWLGFFPNASAVAGKEMDLSPGSRPSGNGRKGEEKARRRKKAEKAVKVLEGK, encoded by the exons ATGGAGCCTAGTCAGCCTTGGGGGCCAGGCCAGGCAAGGATAAAGCTAAAAACAGACAGCATTGAAGAGAAGGTGTCTGACCAGCCGAAGCCAGTGGAACCTGTACAGAAGCTGCTCCCTCAGGTGGATGAGGAGGACCTGCTGAAAGCCCAGAAGGGAGAGAGCTGGTGGAAGATGTGGGTGAAG AAGCCAGTCACCTTTGAGGATGTGGCAGTGACCTTCACCCAGGAAGAGTGGAAATGTCTAGATGCCAGTCAGAGGGTCCTCTACCAGGATGTTATATCAGAGACTGTCAGAAACCTGATGTCTGTGG GAGGCAAGAAGGAAGGATGCCAAGAACAGAGTCAGAGTGTGGGAGATGAAGGGACTGTTGATGACAAGAAGGCCTCCCTTGCTCACAGAGGCTCAGGCCCAACCTCTCCTCCAGCTGGGTCCCCGGACAAGACACCAGCGTTGCCAGAATCCTGGGCTCGGCCAGCCTTTACCTGTCACACCTGTGGCAAGTGCTTCAGTAAGCGCTCCAGCCTCTACAACCACCAGCTTGTTCACAACAGCGCCCAGTGTGGGAAGTCCTTCCAGAACCCCAAGGACCTCAGCTCCGGCCGGCGCAAGCAACTCAGGGAGAGGCCCTTCCGCTGCTCACTCTGTGGCAAGACCTACTGCGATGCTTCTGGACTGAGCCGTCACCGCCGTGTCCATCTGGGCTACCGGCCGCACGCGTGCCCCTTCTGTGGGAAGTGCTTCCGGGACCAGTCTGAGCTCAAACGCCACCAGAAGACGCACCAAGGCCAGAAGCTGGGGGCTGGAAACCAGAAGCATATTGTGAGGACTCCGGATACCAGAGCTGGATTACAGGGGCCAGCAACAGGGAACCATGCACCAGTGGCTGGGACCCAAGGACCCACACTTAAAACCAAGGGTCCCCAGACTGAGCCCCAGCCGTCAATAGACAGGAACCAGGCACCTGCCACCAAGAACCTGGTAACCACTGTGAGCGCTCAGGCCCCAGTTATTACGGCCCCGGAGCCTGTGACCAGAACCCCAGGCCCAGAGCCTGTGACCAGAACCCTGGCAGCCAACATGCGAGCCACCCGGCTGAACACcaagtccaactctcacccaGAGAAGCCTTCAAGACGCAAggtcttctcttgccctcattGTCCCTTGACTTTTAGCAAGAAAACCCGTCTCTCCAGTCATCAGAAGGTCCATTTCACAGAGCAGTCCAACCGCTGCTTCCACTGTGGCAAGTCCTTCACTTTATTCTCCGGGCTGATCCGGCACCAGCAGACTCATTGGAAGCAGAGGATCTACTGTTGCCCTATCTGCGACGTCTGCTTTGGGGAGAAAGAGGACCTTTTGGGTCACTGGGGGGGCTACAGAAGCAAGGGGCTGTTCCTGGGCAGTCCCCACAAGTGCTGGGCCATCCTGGGTCAGTGGCTCGGCTTCTTTCCCAATGCCTCTGCTGTGGCAGGGAAGGAAATGGATCTTTCTCCTGGATCTAGACCCTCAGGAAacgggaggaagggagaggaaaaggcacgcagaagaaagaaagcagagaaggcaGTGAAGGTCTTGGAAGGGAAATGA